In the Clostridium gelidum genome, GTACATTCCAATAGCTTCTATTGTATGTACTTCCGTTATTGAAATATCTGAAAGTACACCATTTTTCAAACTTTGTTCTTCAATTTGTAAGACATCATTAAATAACTGTACCAAAAGTTCATTAATCATTAATGTTGTTTTATCCATTTATCCGCACTCTCCAGTTTGGCCTTTAAAAAAATATTTTTCCAAATATGAAACTTATATTTTATATTTAACAAAATTGTACACTTGCGCCATAGAAAATGTATGCTTGATTGACAAAAAATCTATAAGTAAATTTACAATTTTAATCTTATACAAAATAGACCACATACTATAGTTACTTATCTTTTGAATATGCCTTATTTTTTCAAACAATAATAATAAGATGACTATTTCATCTATAAAATACTTACAATTAAAAAGTTTTAATATCAAATAGTTTGATAATCAAAATATACTATACTGAAAATACATTGTCAAATATTTTTCAAAATTTTCCAGTTGCTAGTACACTTTTATTTTCAAATTCTATATGCTATAATTAGTTAAGATTATTTATAGAATTAATCCCTAAATATAGGAGGTATACATATTATGACTAAAAAATTAATTTTAGCTACAGTTTTGATGTTAAGTATTACGATGGTTTCTTGTACTACAACACCTAATAATAATACTAGCTCTACTACTACTACTGTAGAAGAAAATAAAGACAGCGATAGCTCTTCTAAAACAGCAAATGATAAGCCTAAAGAAGAAGCAAAGGTAAATAAGATAAAACTTTCTATCTATACTATAGATGATAATTCTTTAGAGCCAAATGAATCTAGTACCATTGAAGTAAATGAAAATTTAAGTTTAGAAGATAAATTGAAAGAATTATCAAAAACAGTGTCTGAAAAGAAATTTGATAAATTAACTATTGATGTTAAATCTATAGATACAGTGGATGGAAAAAAAGTTGCTACTATAAATTTAGCTGATTCTGGCGCCAATAAATGGACCCAAAAATTTCAAGGTTCAACTGGTGGTGCAGTAACATCAAATACTTTAATTGAAAATTTCCTTCAAACTAATAACAAATCTAAAGGTGAATGGATTGATGGTGTAAAATTCTTATATAACAATAAAGCAATAGAGTATGAACATGTATCAGATTTATCTACCATTCAATATAGAAATTAAAATAATATAAATTTAAAGAAACTAAGCTTTAAACAAATAAAGTTTAGTTTCTTTTTTATCAATTACAAAATTTATATTCTTCTTCTATTCTCCTATATAATTAAACTTTTTATATTCTTCAAATTCCCTTATTGGATTTAATTCTTTATCTTTTTTCATATAATCCAAAAATAAGTCATCCAATTGTATGCTTTTTTCTACATCTTTCAACGCCTTTAAGTTTTCTTTTATATTCACATAAAAACATGCTCTATTATAATATAAAAATCCTTCTTCTTCGTTTTCCATTATTCCTTTACTAATTACTTCAATGGCCTTTTCAAAGTTTTCTTCTTCCCTATATATAACAGCTAAATTTAAAAAGCTATATGGGTATTTAGGATTTTCAACTATTGATTGTTTATAGTATTCTTTACTTTCCTCTACGTTGTTTAGTTTATTTAATATAACACCTTTATTAAAAAGTATCTTATAATGTTTAGGCGAAACTTCTAGGGCCTTATCTATACAATTCAATGCTTCTTCATTTCTATTTAATTCCTCTAAAATACAAGCTAAATTAGCATATCCCCATAAGTCTTTAGGATTTATTTCAATTACTATTTTATAATTATAAATTGCTTTATCCGTTTCTCCCTGTTCATCATATAAATTAGCTAAGAAAAAATATGCTTTATCATAATTAGGATTTTTTTCTATTGCCTTTTTATAATATGTCTTAGCTTTTTCTAAATCAGCACTTTTATCATATAATATAGCTAATCCATAGTAAGCCATCGCCTCATCTTCATCTAGCTTTAAAACTTCACGATATTTTTCCTCAGCTTCACTAAAGAGTCCAATTTCATCATATATTAATGCCATATCCATTAATAGTTCTATATCATTTTTACCTGTATCAAGTGAATATGCCTTCTTATAAAATTTAAGAGCTTTTAATAAATTATTTTCCGTTCTTAAGTTTCTTGCCATATTTAAATAATTGATATATAAATAATTTTTATTTTCCATAATACTACTAGGCACATCCCTTTATATAAATTTAATAATTTATTTCAAACCTATTTTATATGAAAATAAATCTATTCTATTATATCACCGTAAATACAATGGCAAAAGAGTATATTTTTAAAGTATTATTCTTTAGGAACATTCAAATAAATAACAAGTCATCATGCTAGTATATTTTGAGTCATATTTCGTCGGCATGTTAGTCTAATAGCCTGCTATGAGGCAAACATACCTCCTTGTCTAACTCAATCATCATAAACTTGTTATTTTCTTTCACGTGCCTTATAAAAACTATTATTGATGGTTAATCATAAAAGGACTAGCATTTACTTAGTTTAATCAAAAACAATGAAAATGCTAGTCCTTTCTATTTATATTATTATTTGCTTTTTTTACTTTGTAAATACATCCATAATCATTTCAGTTTTGTAATGTCCATAATACCAGCTATTTGCATACAATGAATCTCCAACCTTAGTTTCAACTCCATCCTTTGTTTTCCACAAACTAAATGAATCTCCATCACCTCTTACAAATAATATTTCATTATTTGATAAATATGTTGGCATGAAGTCAAAATATTTTCCATTGGTGATTTGTGTTATTTTTTGAGTTTCTGCATTTACTTCATAAATATTATGAGGTTCACTTTTCCATTCTTTTAGTGGATATGATTTTTCGTTTGCGTATAATTGTAATCCCGCTGAATATAAAATATTTTTCCCATCCTTAGAATAGCTAGGTGTCATTGAAACTTGATTTTCAGGAAGTAAATTAGTAAATGTATTATTCTCTGTATTTAAAATTCCTAAAGTCTTATTTGAAAACATATCTCTGTAAATCCCTGAATTCAATGCAACAAGATTGCTATTTACAGGATTTTGTGAAATATTATCTTTATATGCTAATGCATAAGCACTATCATTATTAAATTCTATAAACTTATTGTTTGAAATATCATATACTGTATATTCTGTAATATCTGCTGACATTGAACCTGCCTTAGGTTTGTTCCATATATAAATATATTTATCATCATTTGATATTTTTGAAACATTAGGAGTTGATCCAAGTGATTCAAACATTTGAGCATTTGTCTCTTTTCCCTCAAAATCCTCATCAGTTCCTGTTTTTCCTTCTAAAATAAGTTTTTCTGTTTTATTATCTAAGTCATAGCTAATTATACCAAGAGCTTTTGAATTTAAATTTTTCCCTTCAGTATATTCAAATTCCTTATTAGCATATATCTTAGTTTTACTATCACACTTAATATTATAATATTTATATTCATTATTAATAATATCTGTTGATTTCTTTGTACTTGTGTTATACATTGACATTCCTGTATTTTTTGTAGAATAAATCAACTCATTTTTAGCATCCCAGTCATATGACTCTGTATCTTTTGCAACTTCCACTTTTTCATTTGTCTTAATATTGCAAACATATAAAACATCTCTTTTAGTATATGCAACATATAAACCATCTCTAGATATTATAGGTAACTTAATTTCTGCTACTCCTTCATCAAGCTTAACTGGTTTATTTTCTTTAAGGTCAGACATATATAAGCCATCATTTGATACAAATACAGCAAATTCATCTGGCTTTATAGTAGAGTTAGATGTAATAGTATTGGTTGCAAATACACCTGTAGATGCCAACACTATAGTCGCCATAAGCGATATACCAAACATTAATTTTCTTGATTTTTTAAAATATACTATGCTTTTCAATTTTGTTTCAAACTCCCTTCTATTTTTACAAGCTTATATTCTTATTACTAACGAACTGTTTTGCGAATACTCTATTAATTCTAAAATTGTTTCTCCATAATATTTTCTCTTTGATTTGTTTAAATTTTTTACTAACTGTTCATCTAATGATAATTCGCAGGTTACATTAATCTTATTTCTAATAATATACTCAATAGGATTAAACCAATTTACTGCGTTTACTTTATACTTATTTTTTTTGATAAGCTGTTCTCAATAGTTGACTTCCCATAATTAATTGATTTAAAGTATTATTATTGTTGTTTAAATTATTAGTATAATGAAAATCACATGTATTATTAATTGAATTTTTCTCTTTTAATAATGTTATTAGTTTGTTCGATGATATTTTTGATGAATATGACGATTCTTCTTTTTCATCCCAACCTGGAATACCATAAAGCTTACCAGTATATGTTGTATTTCCATCATTATCAATTGTTAATGAAATCTCCCCTCCACCTACTCTTGCCTCTTTAATCATCCATGACAAGGTTCCATTCTCAGAAAGGTAATCATCAAATATAGCATCCATCTTTTTATATTAGGATCCTTAGCCATATTTTCATAAACCTTAGGTGACACAGTTAATTTAACTTTGGGTGAACCAAAAGTTATCTTTTGAAGTCTATTTTCTATATCTTCTCTTATATTTCTTGCAGCACTACTTTCTTGTGTATAACCTGCCTCACTCAAATAATTTTCAAATGCAACTAAGCTATTGTCTTGATTTACATTATTAGCTTTTTTTTCATTAAGAGCTACATTATTAGCTAATAAATTCATAACTTGATTTAATTCCATAAAACATTCCACACCTTTCACTGTGCATAAAACACAAGCTGTAATTATTCCCTTTATATTGTATATCGTCCATTTATGGGATTGAATTATATATTTTTTAAAAAAATTCTATTTTGTTTATTTCTTTATTCAAACCAATTTATTCACTAATTCCAGTTACAAAACAAGGACTAGTATTTGCTTAGTTTAATCAATTAAACAATGTAAATGCTAGTCCTTTTCTATTTATTTAATTATTTTATTTTGTAAATACATCCATAA is a window encoding:
- a CDS encoding M56 family metallopeptidase, producing MKKNKYKVNAVNWFNPIEYIIRNKINVTCELSLDEQLVKNLNKSKRKYYGETILELIEYSQNSSLVIRI
- a CDS encoding tetratricopeptide repeat protein is translated as MENKNYLYINYLNMARNLRTENNLLKALKFYKKAYSLDTGKNDIELLMDMALIYDEIGLFSEAEEKYREVLKLDEDEAMAYYGLAILYDKSADLEKAKTYYKKAIEKNPNYDKAYFFLANLYDEQGETDKAIYNYKIVIEINPKDLWGYANLACILEELNRNEEALNCIDKALEVSPKHYKILFNKGVILNKLNNVEESKEYYKQSIVENPKYPYSFLNLAVIYREEENFEKAIEVISKGIMENEEEGFLYYNRACFYVNIKENLKALKDVEKSIQLDDLFLDYMKKDKELNPIREFEEYKKFNYIGE
- a CDS encoding TolB family protein, with product MKSIVYFKKSRKLMFGISLMATIVLASTGVFATNTITSNSTIKPDEFAVFVSNDGLYMSDLKENKPVKLDEGVAEIKLPIISRDGLYVAYTKRDVLYVCNIKTNEKVEVAKDTESYDWDAKNELIYSTKNTGMSMYNTSTKKSTDIINNEYKYYNIKCDSKTKIYANKEFEYTEGKNLNSKALGIISYDLDNKTEKLILEGKTGTDEDFEGKETNAQMFESLGSTPNVSKISNDDKYIYIWNKPKAGSMSADITEYTVYDISNNKFIEFNNDSAYALAYKDNISQNPVNSNLVALNSGIYRDMFSNKTLGILNTENNTFTNLLPENQVSMTPSYSKDGKNILYSAGLQLYANEKSYPLKEWKSEPHNIYEVNAETQKITQITNGKYFDFMPTYLSNNEILFVRGDGDSFSLWKTKDGVETKVGDSLYANSWYYGHYKTEMIMDVFTK